A single region of the Kineosporiaceae bacterium SCSIO 59966 genome encodes:
- a CDS encoding LLM class flavin-dependent oxidoreductase: MLLGGDLDFVQDVTRRAEAVGFDSVWTTEFYERTAVVSLAAMSMASSRVQLGSAIAYAVGRSPLVLSAEARDLDELSRGRLILGLGTGTRTMQRDWHGSDPTAPARRVEELVPLLRRLWSMDDTGVSHDGDFYHLALRPTAAVRPPLRADIPVYLAGVNARMVRAAGSVADGLVGHPIFSRRYVDDIVRPALQDGASRADRNCSVPIAGYVICSVNENPDLALRWAKAQIGFYAVVRTYLPALAVHGLESMAAEVRAAWSRRDVDAMVAAVPDKVVDLFAVAGTPDEVGEQLQDRFGGLYEQTLLYSPSFGLDSAQLQANVDAIIETLAPGVPA, from the coding sequence GTGCTTCTCGGCGGTGACCTCGACTTCGTCCAGGACGTGACCCGTCGGGCAGAGGCGGTCGGCTTCGACTCAGTCTGGACGACCGAGTTCTACGAGCGCACTGCCGTGGTCTCGTTGGCAGCGATGTCCATGGCGTCCTCGAGGGTGCAGCTGGGCAGTGCGATCGCGTACGCGGTCGGGCGATCGCCGCTCGTGCTGTCGGCCGAGGCGCGTGACCTCGATGAGCTCAGTCGTGGCCGCCTGATCCTCGGTCTGGGGACCGGCACGCGCACCATGCAGCGAGACTGGCACGGCAGTGATCCCACGGCCCCGGCCCGAAGGGTCGAGGAACTGGTGCCGCTGCTGCGCCGACTGTGGTCCATGGACGACACCGGCGTGTCGCACGACGGAGACTTCTACCACCTGGCCCTCAGACCTACCGCGGCGGTGCGCCCCCCGTTGCGGGCAGACATCCCTGTCTACCTTGCGGGGGTCAATGCCCGAATGGTGCGGGCCGCCGGATCCGTGGCCGACGGCCTGGTGGGTCACCCGATCTTCAGCCGTCGCTACGTGGACGACATCGTGCGACCGGCCCTCCAGGACGGCGCATCCCGCGCCGACCGGAACTGCTCGGTTCCCATCGCGGGGTACGTCATCTGCAGTGTCAACGAGAACCCGGATCTGGCCTTGAGGTGGGCGAAGGCGCAGATCGGCTTCTACGCCGTTGTCCGAACCTACCTCCCCGCCTTGGCCGTGCATGGTCTCGAGTCCATGGCGGCTGAGGTTCGCGCGGCGTGGTCGCGACGCGACGTCGACGCCATGGTCGCCGCCGTGCCCGACAAGGTCGTGGACCTCTTCGCGGTGGCCGGCACGCCGGACGAGGTAGGCGAGCAGCTGCAGGACCGGTTCGGGGGGCTGTACGAACAGACGTTGCTGTACTCGCCGAGCTTCGGGCTGGACTCTGCCCAGCTGCAGGCCAACGTCGACGCGATCATCGAGACTCTTGCACCAGGGGTGCCGGCGTGA
- a CDS encoding thiolase family protein: MNEVVIVDGVRSPMGRRGGGLAGVHPVDLLAHVLSELIDRTGIDAATVDDVIGGCVGQVGEQSFNVTRNAWLAAGLPISVPAVTVDRQCGSSQQALHFAAQGIASGSYDVAIACGVESMSRIPIGSAATFQGSPYSEQLLAAHPLVSQGESAERIAEKWGFSRSDLDAVAVRSHRRAIAAREAGVFAREIVPVKVGETLVEHDEGIREPDPERIASLKPVFREDGVITAANSSQITDGAAALLLMREDRAQELGLTPRARLVSMALAGDDPVMMLTAPAPATRKALGRAGLDVDDLDAVEINEAFASVVLAWRDELNISEEWYDAHVNLHGGAIAMGHPLGGSGARLMISLMSVLEEHGGRYGLQTMCEGGGQANATIIERWGASR; the protein is encoded by the coding sequence GTGAACGAGGTCGTGATCGTCGACGGTGTGCGTAGTCCGATGGGACGGCGGGGAGGAGGGCTGGCCGGGGTGCACCCGGTTGACCTGTTGGCGCATGTGCTGAGCGAGCTCATCGACCGCACCGGGATCGACGCAGCCACCGTCGACGACGTGATCGGCGGCTGCGTGGGACAGGTAGGCGAGCAGTCCTTCAACGTCACCCGCAACGCGTGGTTGGCTGCCGGACTCCCGATCTCGGTACCAGCGGTCACGGTCGACCGGCAGTGCGGCTCAAGCCAGCAGGCACTGCACTTCGCCGCACAAGGGATCGCCTCCGGCAGCTACGACGTCGCCATCGCGTGCGGCGTGGAGTCGATGAGCCGGATTCCTATCGGCTCCGCTGCGACCTTCCAGGGGTCGCCGTACAGCGAACAGCTGCTCGCGGCCCATCCGCTGGTCTCGCAGGGCGAGTCGGCCGAGCGCATCGCGGAGAAGTGGGGGTTCTCCCGATCCGACCTGGACGCGGTGGCAGTGCGTTCTCACCGCCGGGCGATCGCAGCACGGGAGGCGGGCGTGTTCGCCCGAGAAATCGTCCCGGTCAAGGTGGGCGAGACCCTGGTGGAGCACGACGAGGGGATCCGAGAGCCCGACCCAGAGCGGATCGCCTCTCTCAAGCCGGTCTTCCGGGAGGATGGCGTGATCACCGCCGCGAACTCCTCGCAGATCACCGACGGCGCTGCCGCGCTGCTGCTGATGCGTGAGGACCGGGCACAGGAGCTCGGGCTGACACCACGGGCGCGGTTGGTGTCGATGGCGCTGGCCGGTGACGACCCGGTGATGATGCTCACCGCACCGGCCCCCGCCACTCGCAAGGCCCTCGGCCGAGCCGGGCTGGATGTGGACGACCTCGACGCGGTGGAGATCAACGAGGCGTTTGCGAGCGTCGTGCTGGCTTGGCGAGACGAGCTGAACATCTCCGAGGAGTGGTACGACGCGCACGTCAACCTGCACGGCGGCGCCATCGCCATGGGGCACCCCCTCGGTGGATCCGGTGCCCGACTGATGATCAGCCTGATGTCGGTTCTCGAGGAACATGGCGGGCGCTACGGACTCCAGACCATGTGCGAAGGTGGCGGCCAGGCGAACGCGACGATCATCGAACGCTGGGGCGCCAGTCGATGA
- a CDS encoding IS1380 family transposase: protein MKQRSRFYPRLHVDTTGTGGVGHGGGTVITETVATTGLDAALSQALAPWRKPLAIHDPAKVVLDLAVSLVLGGDCLADVAVLRAAPEVYGPVASDPTVSRTISALAQDAPAALKAINAARQVARTTAWRLAGRHAPDAGTSRDRPLVIDLDATLVTSHSEKESAAPTFKRGYGFHPLCSFVDHGADGTGEPLSVLLRPGNAGSNTAADHITVTREALRQLPSHHKGTRAGRKVLIRTDAAGATHEFLNWVVSQRLSYSVGFTLPADFEPTLKLIPKQAWTPAYDGDGDVREGAWVTEVTHLLDLSTWPKGMRVIIRKERPHPGAQLRITDVDGHRVTAFATNTGPGGLGTQLADLELRHRRRARAEDRIRCAKDTGLANLPLHDFAQNQIWCAIVALAAELTAWMQMLALTGHDARRWEPKRLRLRLFTVPATLARTGRRVVLHVKTTAPWGHLVDDGVRQLRALAAPG, encoded by the coding sequence GTGAAGCAGCGTAGCCGGTTCTATCCGCGTCTCCACGTCGACACGACCGGTACCGGTGGGGTCGGCCACGGCGGCGGAACGGTGATCACCGAGACGGTCGCCACGACCGGGCTGGATGCGGCGCTGTCGCAGGCGCTGGCGCCGTGGCGCAAGCCGCTGGCGATCCACGATCCGGCCAAGGTGGTACTGGACCTGGCGGTCAGCCTGGTGCTCGGCGGGGACTGCCTGGCCGACGTCGCGGTGCTGCGCGCCGCACCTGAGGTGTACGGCCCGGTCGCGTCGGACCCGACGGTGTCACGGACGATCAGCGCGCTGGCCCAGGACGCCCCCGCAGCACTGAAGGCGATCAATGCGGCGCGGCAGGTCGCGCGCACGACGGCGTGGCGGCTGGCCGGCAGGCATGCTCCGGACGCCGGCACCAGCAGGGACCGGCCGCTGGTCATCGACTTGGACGCCACGCTGGTGACCTCGCACAGCGAGAAGGAGTCCGCCGCGCCGACCTTCAAACGGGGATACGGCTTCCACCCGTTGTGCTCGTTCGTCGACCATGGGGCCGACGGGACCGGGGAGCCGCTGTCGGTGCTGCTGCGGCCCGGGAACGCCGGTTCGAACACCGCCGCCGACCACATCACCGTCACCCGCGAGGCGTTGCGGCAGCTGCCGTCCCACCACAAGGGCACCCGGGCCGGGCGCAAGGTGCTGATCCGCACCGACGCCGCCGGGGCCACCCACGAGTTCCTGAACTGGGTCGTGTCCCAACGCTTGTCGTACTCGGTCGGGTTCACCCTGCCGGCCGACTTCGAGCCGACTTTGAAGCTGATTCCGAAGCAGGCGTGGACCCCCGCCTACGACGGCGACGGTGACGTCCGCGAGGGAGCCTGGGTCACCGAGGTCACCCACCTCCTGGATCTGTCGACGTGGCCGAAAGGCATGCGGGTCATCATCCGCAAAGAACGCCCGCACCCCGGCGCGCAGCTGCGCATCACCGACGTCGACGGGCACCGGGTCACCGCGTTCGCCACCAACACCGGCCCCGGCGGCCTGGGCACCCAGCTGGCCGACCTGGAACTGCGGCACCGCCGCCGGGCTCGCGCCGAGGACCGCATCCGCTGCGCCAAGGACACCGGTCTGGCGAACCTGCCGCTGCACGACTTCGCGCAGAACCAGATCTGGTGCGCCATCGTCGCTCTCGCCGCGGAGCTCACCGCGTGGATGCAGATGCTGGCTCTCACCGGGCACGACGCCCGGCGCTGGGAGCCCAAACGGCTACGACTGCGGTTGTTCACCGTCCCGGCCACCCTGGCACGCACCGGCCGCCGGGTCGTCCTGCACGTCAAGACGACCGCGCCCTGGGGACACCTCGTCGACGACGGCGTCCGCCAACTCCGTGCCCTCGCCGCCCCCGGGTGA
- a CDS encoding nitronate monooxygenase, with amino-acid sequence MSFLATRYTELVGIEHPIIQEGMGPFKTVALAAAVSNAGGMGTVSMPGMSQEPSEGAAIMRRHIAECAARTDKPFAVNVPVGADDTGKVLPITEAYINAVIEAREADDKVGQQLKVLTTSAGFPGSFAARIKDAGLIHQHKVGSTRQAIKAEEAGADVIIASGYEMGGHTHQSPVHTFVLLPNVTAAVSVPVLLSGGARDGRTLAAALALGASGVAMGTRFIASTDNTDWHPSVAQFVVDAQEGDDVVFPGVYGPARGLRTPATDRLLEIVRNGEMTIDELTEWKDHALQLAQSTGDLENGLVAAGQVSSGIHDVIDVATFVPQMAREASEVLQQLVQGMTTASAATV; translated from the coding sequence ATGTCGTTTCTCGCTACCCGGTACACCGAACTGGTCGGCATCGAGCACCCGATCATCCAGGAGGGCATGGGCCCGTTCAAGACCGTGGCCCTGGCAGCGGCCGTGAGCAACGCCGGGGGGATGGGCACCGTCAGCATGCCGGGCATGTCGCAGGAACCGAGCGAGGGTGCGGCCATCATGCGCCGTCACATCGCCGAGTGCGCCGCCCGTACTGACAAGCCGTTCGCTGTCAACGTGCCGGTCGGCGCCGACGACACCGGCAAGGTGCTTCCGATCACGGAGGCGTACATCAACGCCGTCATCGAGGCACGCGAGGCGGACGACAAGGTTGGGCAGCAGCTCAAGGTACTCACCACCAGTGCCGGTTTCCCCGGGTCGTTCGCTGCACGGATCAAGGACGCTGGCCTGATCCACCAGCACAAGGTCGGTAGTACCCGTCAAGCGATCAAGGCCGAAGAGGCCGGCGCCGACGTCATCATCGCCTCGGGGTACGAGATGGGCGGTCACACGCACCAGTCACCCGTGCACACCTTCGTCCTCCTGCCGAACGTCACCGCGGCGGTATCGGTGCCCGTCCTGCTCTCGGGTGGAGCGCGCGACGGACGGACCCTTGCCGCCGCACTGGCGCTCGGCGCATCGGGCGTCGCCATGGGCACACGGTTCATCGCCTCCACCGACAACACCGACTGGCACCCTTCGGTCGCACAGTTCGTCGTCGACGCACAGGAGGGTGACGACGTGGTGTTCCCGGGCGTCTACGGCCCTGCCCGGGGTCTACGCACTCCCGCTACGGACCGTCTCCTTGAGATCGTCCGCAACGGGGAGATGACGATCGATGAGCTGACCGAGTGGAAGGACCACGCTCTGCAGCTCGCGCAGTCCACCGGCGATCTCGAGAACGGCCTGGTCGCAGCCGGACAGGTCTCGAGCGGCATCCACGACGTGATCGACGTGGCCACCTTCGTTCCTCAGATGGCGCGGGAGGCCAGCGAAGTCCTACAACAACTCGTGCAGGGCATGACGACCGCCAGCGCCGCCACGGTCTGA
- a CDS encoding thiolase family protein yields the protein MTPMRTRRPDTDLFGLIRDAAVAALDDAAVSMADVDLVVLSQAPDALHGLGHPEQEIVDVLAARGKRLVRVHTGGATGTSAAQMAWWAIAAGESQCALVVGADKMGDSLQPAQQALNLIWDPAYESLLPLNTISMTALQAQRYLRHHGIGLRRAEEVWAQVASRLRHNGALNPAAHLRKPVTPEEVLASPLLFAPIRRDMACPQTSGGVALVMTSAERAAVMARPTAWIDGFAARTNTYFLGDKMGAVSDNDHGLFPELALAAAAAYAQAGITDPGREIDVAEPYIPFATMEPIAVEALGLSAPGRGIADAEQGRFDRDGRIPVNPSGGVLCANPISVSALARVAEGARQVRGRAGDHQVEGCRTAVVSGAGGSIQFVGVAVLRGGD from the coding sequence ATGACACCGATGCGCACCCGTCGACCCGACACCGACCTCTTCGGGCTCATTCGCGACGCTGCGGTGGCCGCCCTCGACGACGCCGCGGTGAGCATGGCCGACGTGGACCTTGTCGTGCTCTCTCAAGCCCCAGACGCCTTGCACGGCCTCGGGCACCCTGAGCAGGAGATTGTCGACGTGCTCGCGGCTCGCGGCAAGCGCCTCGTGCGCGTGCACACCGGTGGGGCCACCGGCACCTCGGCGGCGCAGATGGCGTGGTGGGCGATCGCAGCCGGGGAGTCTCAATGCGCCCTGGTAGTCGGTGCCGACAAGATGGGGGACTCCCTCCAACCCGCTCAGCAGGCCCTCAACCTCATCTGGGATCCGGCCTACGAGTCCCTCCTGCCCCTCAACACGATCTCCATGACGGCGTTGCAGGCTCAGCGGTACTTGCGACACCACGGCATCGGCCTGCGCCGTGCGGAAGAGGTGTGGGCCCAGGTCGCCTCCAGGTTGCGGCACAACGGAGCGCTCAACCCCGCGGCGCACCTCCGCAAGCCTGTTACCCCGGAAGAGGTGCTCGCCAGCCCTCTGCTGTTTGCTCCGATCCGGAGGGACATGGCCTGTCCCCAGACATCAGGTGGCGTCGCGCTGGTGATGACCTCGGCTGAGCGTGCAGCCGTCATGGCCCGACCGACGGCCTGGATCGACGGGTTCGCGGCCCGTACCAACACCTACTTCCTGGGCGACAAGATGGGCGCGGTCTCTGACAACGACCATGGGCTGTTCCCTGAGCTCGCCCTCGCGGCAGCCGCGGCCTACGCCCAGGCCGGGATCACCGACCCAGGGCGCGAGATCGACGTCGCAGAGCCCTACATCCCCTTCGCCACGATGGAGCCGATCGCTGTGGAGGCCCTTGGCCTGTCGGCGCCGGGCCGAGGCATCGCCGACGCCGAGCAGGGTCGGTTCGATCGTGACGGGAGGATCCCCGTCAACCCGTCGGGAGGCGTACTCTGCGCGAACCCCATCAGTGTCAGCGCCCTGGCCCGGGTCGCCGAAGGGGCGCGCCAGGTCCGCGGCCGCGCCGGTGATCACCAGGTGGAGGGCTGCCGCACCGCTGTGGTGAGCGGCGCGGGCGGCTCGATCCAGTTCGTGGGCGTGGCCGTGCTCCGGGGTGGCGACTGA
- a CDS encoding enoyl-CoA hydratase/isomerase family protein, translating into MTRVGQVLIDRVGHVVHARLDRPDRRNCIDIGVIEGLEHAVDMARSDASLLVIRGSGGHFCAGADLDLVRGLIHDRRELEAYVTRLSDVLDAIEAGPFTSLAAVEGFALAGGCEMLLACDVVLASTTARIGDRHLEHALLPGAGGSVRLVRALPRARARWLLQSGEMISGQQAEAWGLAALAVAPESFDAELDRVVDRLASRDRFAVAAVREMARAAEEWPPQAASHHERQLFLDHITTSPNVREHLDAFVKRS; encoded by the coding sequence ATGACCCGGGTAGGACAGGTGCTCATCGACCGGGTCGGTCACGTCGTCCATGCGCGTCTGGACCGGCCCGACCGGCGCAACTGCATCGACATCGGCGTCATCGAGGGGCTCGAGCACGCTGTCGACATGGCACGCAGCGACGCCTCGCTGCTCGTGATTCGCGGGTCCGGCGGCCACTTCTGCGCCGGCGCTGACCTCGACCTCGTGCGAGGCCTGATCCATGACCGGCGGGAGCTCGAGGCCTACGTCACCCGGCTGAGCGACGTCCTGGACGCGATCGAGGCCGGTCCGTTCACCAGTCTCGCTGCTGTCGAAGGGTTCGCGCTGGCCGGCGGCTGCGAGATGCTCCTGGCTTGCGACGTGGTGCTCGCCTCGACGACCGCGCGGATCGGCGACCGCCACCTCGAGCACGCGCTGCTGCCCGGCGCCGGTGGCTCGGTGCGACTGGTCCGGGCCCTGCCCCGCGCGCGGGCGCGCTGGCTTCTCCAGAGCGGTGAGATGATCTCGGGCCAGCAGGCCGAGGCCTGGGGACTGGCCGCGCTGGCCGTGGCACCGGAGAGCTTCGACGCGGAGCTGGACCGCGTCGTCGACCGGCTCGCCTCACGTGACAGGTTCGCAGTCGCCGCGGTCCGCGAGATGGCCCGTGCCGCTGAGGAGTGGCCGCCGCAAGCCGCCTCTCACCATGAACGACAGCTCTTCCTGGACCACATCACCACGAGCCCGAACGTCCGTGAGCACCTGGACGCCTTCGTGAAGAGGAGTTGA
- a CDS encoding thiolase family protein encodes MSATFVVGTGISPFDRAPSTRSADQVEHAVRAALDDAAVSLDQIDAVYVGNAAGGLLTGQEMIRGQVLLRGLDLDGTPIVNCENACASGSTALYLADTALRAGRAGTVLVVGAEKMASEDKQRPMTALAAAVDQERLEEETPEIRGDGSLFMDIYAQLARDYLTDHDARPEDFAALVVKNRRHASHNPVAQFAAPLTVEEVLNARLINDPLTLPMCSPIGNGAAAVVLTTEPSPEATPVRLLASSLVSGRGRHAEPAVTHAARLAFSQADVSPDAVDLAEVHDATAPAELIALEELGLLAPGEGVFAVRKGRLSVGGDLPTNPSGGLVCKGHPVGATGVAQVVEVADQLRGRAGGRQVEGARIGITENAGGWLGGDVAAAAVHILGR; translated from the coding sequence ATGAGCGCCACCTTCGTCGTGGGGACGGGCATCTCCCCCTTCGACCGCGCCCCCAGTACCCGGTCCGCCGACCAGGTCGAGCACGCCGTCCGCGCGGCGCTCGACGATGCCGCCGTCAGTCTGGACCAGATCGACGCTGTCTACGTCGGCAATGCTGCCGGCGGCCTGCTGACGGGGCAGGAGATGATTCGGGGCCAGGTGCTGCTGCGCGGACTGGACCTCGACGGAACCCCTATCGTCAACTGCGAGAACGCCTGTGCCAGCGGCTCAACTGCGCTGTACCTGGCCGACACTGCACTGCGCGCCGGCCGAGCCGGCACCGTACTCGTCGTCGGTGCGGAGAAGATGGCCAGCGAGGACAAGCAGCGCCCGATGACTGCCTTGGCTGCGGCCGTGGACCAGGAACGGCTGGAGGAGGAGACCCCCGAGATCCGGGGTGACGGCTCACTGTTCATGGACATCTACGCGCAGCTGGCCCGGGACTACCTGACCGACCACGACGCCCGCCCAGAGGACTTCGCCGCACTGGTGGTGAAGAACCGGCGCCACGCCTCGCACAACCCCGTGGCCCAGTTCGCGGCACCCCTGACCGTCGAGGAGGTCCTCAACGCCCGGCTGATCAACGACCCCCTCACCCTCCCGATGTGCTCACCCATCGGCAACGGCGCCGCCGCGGTCGTCCTCACCACCGAGCCCTCGCCTGAAGCCACCCCCGTGAGGCTGCTGGCCTCCAGCCTGGTCTCTGGCCGAGGACGGCACGCCGAACCGGCTGTCACGCACGCGGCGCGGTTGGCGTTCAGCCAGGCCGATGTCTCACCCGACGCGGTGGACCTTGCCGAGGTGCACGATGCCACCGCGCCGGCAGAGCTGATCGCGCTGGAGGAGCTGGGCCTGCTCGCACCGGGCGAGGGCGTCTTCGCCGTGCGCAAGGGGCGGTTGAGCGTCGGTGGCGACCTGCCGACGAACCCCAGCGGCGGACTGGTGTGCAAGGGCCACCCGGTGGGCGCCACTGGCGTGGCGCAGGTGGTCGAGGTCGCCGACCAGCTCCGCGGCCGCGCCGGGGGGCGTCAGGTCGAGGGCGCCCGGATCGGGATCACCGAGAACGCCGGTGGTTGGCTGGGCGGTGATGTCGCGGCGGCCGCGGTACACATCCTGGGCCGATAA
- a CDS encoding NUDIX domain-containing protein has protein sequence MIEDTMVVPPRRAASVVVVRDGRDGVEVLLLRRTSKAAFAPDRYVFPGGSIDPSDQHIPALVTGEHVASAVDEVTVAAVRETCEEALILLAVDRSGAPASVEHAREVRSELARGASLAAAFEQRALRLDAASLAYHDRWITPEGAPRRFDTFFYYAVAPAGQVSEHDSGEAVDSVWVRPADVLHSEEWTPRLLPPTRYHLTLCQQTDTAAVLTAARTGAVREPTRARLVSDGAGGTNVIVRPGAAPVPLGSLPWRVPDAADGR, from the coding sequence GTGATCGAGGACACGATGGTGGTCCCCCCTCGACGGGCAGCGAGCGTGGTCGTCGTCCGTGACGGCCGTGACGGAGTCGAGGTGCTGCTGCTGCGCCGGACCTCCAAGGCGGCGTTCGCCCCGGACCGGTATGTCTTTCCCGGCGGCAGCATCGATCCCAGCGATCAGCACATCCCTGCGCTCGTGACCGGCGAGCATGTCGCGAGTGCCGTCGACGAGGTCACCGTCGCCGCGGTGCGCGAGACCTGCGAGGAGGCGCTGATTCTGCTCGCCGTTGACCGGAGTGGCGCCCCGGCAAGTGTCGAGCACGCCCGTGAGGTGCGTAGCGAGCTTGCGCGTGGGGCCTCACTCGCCGCGGCGTTCGAGCAGCGAGCGTTGCGTCTAGACGCGGCGTCGCTCGCCTACCACGACCGGTGGATCACGCCCGAAGGCGCCCCTCGCCGGTTTGACACCTTCTTCTACTACGCAGTCGCACCGGCGGGTCAGGTATCGGAGCACGACAGCGGCGAGGCGGTCGACTCGGTCTGGGTTCGGCCCGCTGACGTGCTGCACAGTGAAGAGTGGACGCCGCGCCTGCTGCCGCCGACCCGGTATCACCTGACTCTGTGCCAGCAGACCGACACGGCTGCGGTCCTTACGGCGGCACGCACGGGAGCAGTCCGGGAACCGACTCGTGCGCGACTGGTCTCCGACGGCGCCGGAGGCACCAACGTGATCGTCCGCCCGGGCGCCGCGCCGGTACCGCTGGGGTCGCTGCCGTGGCGAGTGCCTGACGCGGCTGACGGTCGATAG
- a CDS encoding acyl-CoA/acyl-ACP dehydrogenase translates to MDFAESELHRDIRASVHAIAEKYGHAYYQRAAAEGSHSEELWKEVADAGFVGVSLPEEYGGGGLGISELAVVGEELAAHGCPLLLLVVSPAICGTVISAYGTPEQKQRWLPDLCSGSAKMAFAITEPEAGSNSHQLATQARRDGEEWVLNGTKHYISGVDESREILVVARTGRDDSGRGRLSLFVVPTDAAGLSWHPISMQVNAPESQFTVSFENVRVPADRLLGEEGEGLRLIFAGLNPERIMTAAHACGLGRYALGKAARYAQERVVWGVPIGAHQGLAHPLAEAWIHRDLAWLMTQKAAWLVDAGTSPREAGVAANSAKLAAADAAVEALDRAIQVHGGHGLSTEFGLADLWGFVRLHKTAPVSREMVLNHVAQQVLQLPRSY, encoded by the coding sequence ATGGACTTCGCCGAATCCGAGCTGCACCGCGACATCCGCGCTTCGGTGCACGCGATCGCCGAGAAGTACGGCCACGCCTACTACCAACGCGCGGCCGCGGAGGGTTCCCACAGCGAGGAGCTGTGGAAGGAGGTTGCAGACGCCGGTTTCGTCGGGGTGAGCCTGCCCGAGGAGTACGGCGGCGGAGGGCTCGGGATCAGCGAGCTGGCGGTCGTCGGTGAGGAGCTGGCCGCACACGGCTGTCCGCTGTTGCTCCTCGTCGTTTCGCCCGCGATATGCGGCACGGTGATCTCTGCCTACGGCACCCCGGAGCAGAAGCAACGATGGCTACCCGACCTGTGCTCGGGATCAGCCAAGATGGCCTTCGCGATCACCGAGCCCGAGGCCGGGAGCAACAGTCACCAGCTCGCTACCCAGGCTCGTCGTGATGGGGAAGAGTGGGTGCTCAACGGCACCAAGCACTACATCTCCGGGGTGGACGAGAGCCGCGAGATCCTGGTCGTGGCCCGAACCGGGCGCGATGACTCCGGTCGCGGGCGCCTGAGCCTCTTCGTGGTGCCCACCGACGCCGCGGGGCTGAGTTGGCATCCGATCTCGATGCAGGTCAACGCCCCGGAGAGTCAGTTCACGGTCAGCTTCGAGAACGTGCGGGTACCCGCCGACCGCCTGCTGGGCGAGGAGGGCGAGGGGCTGCGGCTCATCTTCGCCGGCCTCAACCCGGAGCGGATCATGACGGCCGCCCACGCGTGCGGGCTGGGCCGCTACGCGCTGGGCAAGGCGGCGCGCTACGCGCAGGAGCGCGTCGTGTGGGGCGTACCCATCGGTGCCCACCAGGGGCTGGCCCACCCGCTCGCGGAGGCCTGGATCCACCGGGACCTGGCGTGGCTGATGACCCAGAAGGCTGCTTGGCTGGTGGATGCGGGGACGAGTCCTCGTGAGGCAGGGGTCGCCGCCAACAGCGCGAAGCTCGCTGCCGCGGACGCCGCGGTGGAGGCTCTGGACCGGGCGATCCAGGTACACGGCGGCCACGGCCTGTCCACGGAGTTCGGCCTGGCGGACCTCTGGGGGTTCGTGCGCCTGCACAAGACGGCCCCCGTGAGTCGCGAGATGGTGCTCAACCACGTGGCGCAGCAGGTGCTGCAGCTGCCCAGGTCGTACTGA